One segment of Actinomyces sp. 432 DNA contains the following:
- a CDS encoding PTS sugar transporter subunit IIA, translating into MSTALTDLITDDHVIIHQHVATWQQAIAAVAQPLLADGSITAAYVDSMIDAVDRFGPYIVLSPHLVLAHARPETGVVRQAMSVMTLADPVSFNHPENDPVDIVFCLAAVDDDSHLKALREFVAIAGNRPLQERLVAAGTVAEFQRILRGGR; encoded by the coding sequence ATGAGCACAGCACTGACCGACCTGATCACCGATGATCACGTGATCATCCACCAGCACGTGGCGACCTGGCAGCAGGCGATTGCCGCAGTTGCCCAGCCGCTTCTCGCGGACGGCTCCATCACCGCGGCATATGTCGACTCAATGATCGACGCCGTCGACCGGTTCGGCCCGTACATCGTGCTCTCGCCACATCTGGTCCTCGCTCACGCGCGGCCCGAGACGGGAGTGGTGCGCCAGGCGATGAGCGTCATGACCCTGGCGGACCCCGTCAGTTTCAACCATCCGGAGAACGACCCCGTCGACATTGTCTTCTGCCTGGCGGCCGTCGATGACGACTCCCACCTCAAAGCACTCCGGGAATTCGTTGCCATTGCAGGCAATCGGCCTCTGCAGGAACGGCTGGTAGCAGCCGGCACCGTCGCAGAGTTCCAGCGAATCCTCCGTGGCGGCCGCTGA
- a CDS encoding PTS sugar transporter subunit IIB: MTRPLDIYFICGAGLGSSLACQMEAEEVLTAAGVRANLGHEAISGIPGVRADIIVSAENFKPTIEKYELDPGISFVFLKNIVDKTEIAAKLLPVVQEKAAQA, translated from the coding sequence ATGACCAGACCACTCGACATCTACTTCATCTGCGGCGCCGGGCTCGGCAGCAGCCTGGCCTGCCAGATGGAGGCCGAAGAGGTCCTCACCGCCGCGGGCGTCCGCGCCAACCTCGGACACGAGGCCATCTCCGGGATTCCTGGCGTGCGCGCGGACATCATCGTCTCCGCGGAGAACTTCAAGCCCACGATCGAGAAGTACGAGCTCGACCCCGGCATCTCGTTCGTGTTCCTGAAGAACATCGTAGACAAGACCGAGATTGCCGCCAAGCTCCTCCCGGTCGTGCAGGAGAAGGCGGCCCAGGCATGA
- a CDS encoding alpha/beta hydrolase family protein, which produces MANLRIDTARGINLAATMRLPDGAAPFDPDAFDDAAIRSGQAVEPREEGVVILAHDFLTDQHGLEHRLDKLAEQYRRAGLATLQFDFSGLGESDDDVITLAGEIEDLQAVSAWLANRGYVRQAIHANGFGATAALLARPAQVRTAVVAGAVVGPQSILWENVFSPEQLDELDRHGLTRLPDDNPNSREWDVVSKETLADVSLQSPDKTMADLPWPILMLHGALSEEMPDTAEAAAAAFPLLPEGSRLHQVQAEGDDAANEIARLSTEWVTRRLR; this is translated from the coding sequence ATGGCCAATCTGCGCATCGACACTGCCCGTGGCATCAACCTAGCCGCCACGATGCGCCTGCCCGATGGCGCCGCCCCATTCGACCCTGACGCATTCGATGACGCCGCCATACGCAGCGGTCAGGCAGTCGAGCCGCGCGAGGAAGGCGTTGTCATCCTCGCCCACGACTTCCTCACCGACCAGCACGGCTTGGAGCACCGTCTGGACAAGCTGGCGGAGCAGTACCGACGCGCGGGCCTGGCCACGCTCCAGTTCGACTTCTCCGGGCTGGGCGAGTCCGACGACGACGTGATCACCCTCGCCGGCGAGATCGAGGACCTCCAAGCGGTATCCGCCTGGCTTGCCAACCGCGGTTACGTCCGCCAGGCGATCCACGCCAACGGCTTCGGCGCCACCGCCGCCCTACTCGCCCGCCCCGCACAGGTGCGCACCGCAGTAGTCGCCGGAGCCGTAGTCGGCCCGCAGTCGATCCTGTGGGAGAACGTCTTCTCCCCCGAGCAGCTCGACGAACTGGACCGGCACGGGCTTACACGCCTACCCGATGACAACCCGAACTCACGCGAGTGGGACGTAGTGAGCAAGGAGACTCTCGCCGATGTCTCGCTCCAGTCGCCCGATAAGACCATGGCGGACCTGCCCTGGCCCATCCTTATGCTGCACGGTGCTCTGAGCGAGGAGATGCCCGACACCGCCGAGGCCGCTGCTGCCGCATTCCCGCTGCTGCCCGAAGGCAGCCGCCTGCATCAGGTGCAGGCAGAGGGAGACGACGCCGCAAACGAGATCGCCCGCCTGAGTACCGAGTGGGTGACCCGCCGCCTGCGGTGA
- a CDS encoding PTS sugar transporter subunit IIC — translation MSVINWIINNVLTQAGIIIGLIAMLGLILQKKGVGAVIMGTFKTILGFYVLSAGSAVLVTTLTYFGVMFQAAFHTTGIVPSIEAVNGYATNNMGLGGQIALAFLGIFIVNILLARFTPWKYIFLTGQALLWMSTMTVIFGYAAGLRGAGLILAASVVGGFFCVAMPALAQPIVRRITGNDAIALGHFCTIGYLVEAGVAWLVRKRNVEKQPSTEDIKLPRSLEFLQDTYMSLAVVMTPLFLIVAAVAGPEPVADDVGTMNYMMYAFLQSIQFVVGVYVLMAGVRLLLGEIVPAFRGISMKLVPDSKPALDCPVLFPYAPNAVVIGFITTTIGTLIAMVALPAVGFAVIVPGMLTNFFAGGTAGIFGNTVGGRRGAIIGGVVHGLFITLLPALLVTTFMNLGFPNLSATDVDTITAGLLFAYIVRPIMNAL, via the coding sequence ATGAGCGTAATCAACTGGATTATCAACAACGTCCTCACCCAGGCCGGGATCATCATCGGCCTGATCGCCATGCTCGGCCTCATCCTGCAGAAAAAGGGCGTCGGCGCAGTCATCATGGGCACGTTCAAGACCATTCTCGGCTTCTACGTGCTCTCGGCGGGATCCGCCGTGCTGGTCACCACGCTGACCTACTTCGGCGTGATGTTCCAGGCGGCATTCCACACCACCGGAATCGTGCCGAGCATTGAGGCCGTCAACGGCTACGCCACCAACAACATGGGCCTGGGCGGACAGATCGCACTGGCGTTCCTAGGCATTTTCATCGTCAACATCCTGCTGGCGCGCTTCACGCCGTGGAAGTACATCTTCCTCACCGGCCAAGCCCTGCTGTGGATGTCCACCATGACCGTCATCTTCGGCTACGCCGCCGGACTGCGCGGCGCCGGGCTCATCCTGGCCGCCAGCGTGGTGGGCGGCTTCTTCTGCGTCGCCATGCCCGCCCTGGCGCAGCCCATCGTGCGCCGCATCACCGGCAACGACGCGATCGCACTGGGGCACTTCTGCACCATCGGTTACCTCGTAGAGGCGGGAGTCGCCTGGCTCGTGCGCAAGCGCAACGTCGAGAAGCAGCCCTCCACGGAGGACATCAAGCTCCCCCGCTCGCTGGAGTTCCTGCAGGACACCTACATGTCCCTCGCCGTGGTGATGACTCCCCTGTTCCTGATCGTCGCGGCAGTGGCCGGCCCCGAACCGGTGGCGGACGACGTCGGCACCATGAACTACATGATGTACGCCTTCCTGCAGTCCATCCAGTTCGTCGTCGGCGTCTACGTGCTGATGGCCGGTGTGCGGCTGCTGCTGGGCGAGATCGTCCCCGCCTTCCGCGGCATCTCCATGAAGCTGGTGCCCGACTCCAAACCCGCGCTGGACTGCCCGGTGCTGTTCCCCTACGCCCCAAACGCGGTGGTCATCGGCTTCATCACCACCACGATCGGCACCCTGATCGCCATGGTGGCCCTTCCGGCCGTCGGTTTCGCGGTGATCGTGCCCGGCATGCTCACGAACTTCTTCGCGGGCGGCACCGCCGGCATCTTCGGCAACACCGTCGGCGGGCGCCGCGGCGCCATCATCGGCGGCGTGGTGCATGGCCTGTTCATCACGCTGCTGCCGGCGCTGTTGGTGACCACCTTCATGAACCTGGGCTTCCCCAACCTGTCCGCGACCGACGTCGACACCATCACCGCCGGACTGCTGTTCGCCTACATCGTCCGCCCGATCATGAACGCACTGTGA